CGCGGCCATGGAGACGCTGCGCCGGGCGTTCGCCGCCAAGGCCGAGGAGTTCCACGACGTCCTGAAGATGGGGCGCACCCAGCTCCAGGACGCGGTGCCCATGACGCTGGGCCAGGAGTTCTCGGCGTACGCCGTGATGCTGGAGGAGGACCAGAGCCGGCTGCTGGAGGCCGCCACCCTGGTGCACGAGATCAACCTCGGCGCGACCGCCATCGGCACCGGCCTCAACGCGCCCAAGGGCTACGCCGAGGCCGCCCGCCGCCACCTCGAGGCCATCACCGGACTGCCGCTGGTCACCGCCGCCAACCTGGTCGAGGCCACTCAGGACTGCGGCGCCTTCGTCCATCTGTCGGGCGTCCTCAAGCGCATCGCCGTCAAGCTCTCCAAGAGCTGCAACGACCTGCGGCTGCTCTCCTCGGGGCCGCGGGCCGGGTTCAACGAGATCAACCTGCCCCCGGTGCAGGCCGGTTCCAGCATCATGCCCGGCAAGGTCAACCCGGTGATCCCCGAGGTGGTCAACCAGGTCGCCTTCGAGGTGATCGGCAACGACGTCGCCATCACGATGGCCGCCGAGGCGGGGCAGCTCCAGCTCAACGCCTTCGAGCCGATCATCCTGCACTCCCTCTCGGAGAGCGTCACCCATCTGCGCGCCGCCTGCCTGGTGCTGGCCGAGCGGTGCGTCGCGGGTATCACCGCCAACACCGAGCGGCTGCGCACCTCCGTGGAGAACTCCATCGGCCTGGTCACCGCGCTCAACCCGTACATCGGCTACAGCGCGGCCACCAGCATCGCCAAGGAGGCCCTCGCCACGGGCCGCGGTGTGGCCGAACTCGTCCTGGAGAAGGGCTTGCTGCCCGCCGACCGCCTGGCCGAGGTCCTGCGCCCCGAGGAGGTCGCGGGGCAGCCCTCAGGGCTCCGTTCGTAGCCGCGCGACTTCTGGGGCCGAGCTGTGGGGGAGGAGTTCGGTGGGGTGGTCCGGGCTTGCCACGGCGATGTGGACGCTGTCGGCGATGCGGTAGGGGCGGTGCGCCAGTACCGCCCCGACGCGGCCGCGCAGCCGGGACATCGCGGCCCGTACGGTCACCGTCCGCGACGGGTCCCCGAACAGGTCCTGGGCCAGCTGGGCCGCCGTGCGCCCCTCGGGGTGCGCGGCGAGCACCAGCAGCACCTCGGCCTGGCGGGCGCTGAGCTCATGGGTCCAGGTGCCCGAGGGGCCCGAGAAGGTCAGGGTCCAGCGGTGCGGATGGCGTACGTCCAGCAGCAGATCGCCCCAGCCGGCCGGGCCGCCCCCCGCGGAGGTCTCGCCGTCCAGCACCCGCAGCAGATGGCCGCCGGGCAGCGGTTCCACCGCGCACGCGCCGAGCGCGGGCAGCCACACCGGCCCGTCGTACGGCGCCTTCGGCAGCGGCAGCCGGTGCTCGCGCGGGGTCACCCCGGTGACCCCGGCGATCCAGCCGTGCTGGTCGACCACGACGGCCTTGCCGTGGATCCGCGCCAGCAGCGGCGCGGCGACCGCGCGCAGGCCCTCCAGCTCCCGGCTGTGGGCGAGGCGCAGTTCGCCCTCGGCCCACCGGGCGGTCGCGGTGACCAGGGAGAGCACCGTCGGATGGGCGGTTCCGGCGGGGCCGCTGACGTCGATGACGCCCAGCAGCCGTCCGTCGCGCGGGTCGTGGACCGGGGCGGCGGCGCAGCTCCAGGGGTGGAAGGCGCTCACGAAGTGCTCCGCCGAATGCACCCGTACGGGGGACTTCACGGCGAGCGCGGTGCCGATTCCGCTGGTCCCGGCGACGTCCTCGGCCCAGTGCGAACCCTCCACGAGCGCGATGCCGTCGGCCTGCCGACGCACCCCCCGATGGCCGTCGATCCACAGGATCCGGCCCTCCGCATCGGCGATGATCATGATGTGCGCGGCCGCCTCCGCCGCCTCCAGCAGCCCGTCCCGCAGGGTGGGCAGCACCTCGGCCAGCCGGGTCTGCCGCCTCCGCCGCTCCAGTTCGTCCAGGCCCAGCGGCCGTGGCGCGCGGCCGTGATCGGGGTCGAGCCCCAGGCGCAGCATCCGGTCCCAGGAGGCGCCGATCACCGGGCGGGCGGGCAGCGGAAGCCGTCCCCGGCTCAGCGCCGCCTCGCGGATCACCGCCATGAGACGGGCCGATTCGGTGGGGCTCAGCGCGGCCAGGGGACCGGCGTCGCGTGGGTGCTGGAAATGCATGGATGGCAGCCTTCAGCCTCTGCTGAGCGGGGCTTCGTTGCTCCGCGATTGTAGTGAAGAGGCGCGGCGGGGGCTGCGGTTGTGAAGCGGTGGAGAGGCAACCGAGACGATGCGAGCAGCCCTTCAGGCCGTGGCCTCCTGAGCGCGGGCACGGCGGCCAGTTCGGCCCGGATGGTCTTGCCGGTGGCGGTCTGCCGGGTGCCCCAGCTCTCGGTGAGCTGGGCCAAGCCGCTCGGCGGCCTCCCGGCGGGCCCGGGCCACCACGGCGGGGTTGTCCGGCAGCTCCCAGGTGGCCGCCCGCTCCGCGCCCAGCCCCCGGGCGCGGGCCAGGAGCAGGGCGATGTGCCCCAGCGGCGGCCCACTGGGCAGGTCGAGAAGGGTGGCGGTGCGGGTGGCCGGGCATGGGCGTGGCCAACTCCAGCCGCTGCCCCTCGCCCGTCTCCAGCGCCCGCCGCATCCTCCGCTCGGCCGACTCGGATGCGGGTCCTGGCAGGATCTCCGGGATCCGCAGCCCCCGCATCTCCTCCTGCACCAGGCCCAGCACCCGCTCCAGGTCGTGGTTGACCCAGCGCAGCCGCAGCCCGGTGTCGTAGACCGCCATCGTGCAGGGCCCCTCGAGGAAGGAGCGCCGCATCAACTCCTCGTCCCGGGCCGTGTCCCCGGCGCGCGGTACGGCGGAGACGATCAGCCACTCGGGGGCCCCGGCGGACGAGGTGCGGCGGTGCGCCAGCAGCCCCAGCTCCACGGTGGAGCCATCGCGGCGCAGCAGGGTGACCCGCCCGTTCAGCCGGGCGGGCGGGGCGGGGGAGCGCAGCGCGGCCGACACCTCGGCACGGGCGGGCGAGGAGTCGTGGAGCAGCTCGGCCGCGGGCCTGCCCACGATCTCGGCGGGGCGGTAGCCGAGCAGCCCGCGCGCCGCCTCGTTCCACTGGGTGACGATGCCGTGCTCGTCGACGGTGGTCTTGGCGGTGGCCCCCTCGCCGAGGAGATCGCCCGACCGGATGGACCACTCGTCCCGTGGGGTGTCCGGTCGCGTCATGCCGTCATCTCACTCTTGCCCCGGTCTTCCGCCGTGGGCGAGGTGCCGGCTCCACCGTGGCGCCCTGGGCGGAGAGTGAACCAATGGTCGCGTCTTCACGTATGCCCACGGTCCGAGGGGTCGGCACACGGTGCGCGGCCCGCGCATGAAGGTCGGGGGCCGACTGTCGCTCTCTGCTGGTACTGTCCCGGATCACAGCGAAACGAACAGAAGTTCTGCAAGGGGTGGGGTTTATGGCCATGGTCGTACATGGGGGACATGGCAAGGGTGCCCGTGCGGCCGGTGCCGTGCTCACCGCCGTGCTGCTCTGCGGCGGCGCGGTCGGCTGCGGATCGTCCGGTGCGGACGGGAAGCCCGAGGGCAAGGCGGGGGAGAAGTCCTCGGAGCAGGTGCGGATGGCCCCGGCGGCGGCCGTGCGCGCCGCCGCCAAGAAGAGCGAGAAGCTCACCTCGTTCCGCTACCGGATGAGCGGCCGCACCCCCGAGGACGGACGGATCGAGGGCGAGGCGGCGATGAGCACCAAGCCGCTCGCCGTCAGCATGAAGATGCGCGCGGTCGGTCAGGGCGCGGACGCGGCGGTGGAGATCCGGATGCTCGACGGGGCGATGTACCTCGACGGGGGCAAGGAGGCCGTCGCCGGGCTGGACGGCAAGACCTGGCTCAAGCTGGACCTCGGGGCGCTGGGCGAGAAGGCGGCCGGCGCGCTGGCCGGCGGTACCCTCTCCCGCCAGGCCGACAAGAACCCGGCCGAGGAGTCGGCCTTCCTCTCCGGCGCCGACGATGTGAAGCGGGTCGGCGAGGAGACCATCGACGGGGTGCGCACCACGCACTACCGGGGCACCATCGGTCTCGGCCAGATGCGCGCGAGCCTGAAGGACGAGGACGCGGCGACCCGCGAGCGCCGCGAGAAGAACCTCAAGGCGTACGAGGGGATGGGGATCGACCGGCTGTCCATGGACATGTGGATCGACCAGGACGGCCACACCAAGCGGTTCCGCGTCCGTGGCGAGGGGGACAAGGGCCCGCTCGACATGACCATCACCTTCTCGGCCCTCAACGAGCCGGTCACGGTGAAGGCGCCGCCGGCGAACCAGACCACGGACCTCTCCGAGCTGGCGCGGGGGGCCGAGGGCTGATCCGGCGGGGGCGGCTTCACCGGCAGGCGGTGCGGCGTTTCACCGGGGGCGGCGCGGCGCTTCACCGGTAGGCGGCGCGGCGGGCTCAGGTGCCCGGTGCGCCCGTCCCGGCCGTGAGGGCCGAGTCGTCCTCCACCCGTGCGCCGGGCAGCTGGTGCCGGGCGGCGATGAGGGCGGTGTCCACATCCCGCGTCCCAGTGGAGACGCACAGGGTGTAGGCGAGATCGTCCATCCGCTGTCGTACCTCGGTGCCGCCCGATTCGGCGTGCAGCATCCGCAGCGTCTCGTACTGCTCGATGAGGTTCTGAAGTACGACCGGGTGGGCCATCAGCACGGCAGTGGTCCTTTCTCAGCCGACGGGTTGACGCCAGGCGTGTACCCCCACCGCCGGGGGCCATGTACGTGTTTCATCCAACAGGGCCCGCGGGGGATTCGGACGCCGCGGGTCAGATGTCGTGCCGCTCCAGGGGCTGGTTGGCCGGGCCCTGGAGCACCCGGCCGTCGATGCCGAAGCGGGAGCCGTGGCAGGGGCACTCCCAGGCCCGCTCGGCGGCGTTGAACGCCACCAGACAGCCCAGATGGGTGCAGCGGGCCGAGACCGCGTGAGCTGTGCCGTCCTCGTCCCGGTAGACGGCGCGGCGCCGACCGTCCAGGCGGACCACGGCCCCGGTACCCGGGGCGATCCGGTCGACCGAACCGGCCCCCGGGGTGCTCAGCCGGTCGCCGACGAAATGCTTCCCGACGTGGAACTGATGGCCGAGCAGCGCCGGGGCCTCGCGCAGCGCGGTGCCCAGCCGCCGGGGGTCGTACAGCCCGGCCCACTCCGGCCGCTCACCGCCGATGAGCGCGGTGAGCAGCCGGCCCGCCATGATGCCGCCGCTCAGACCCCAGCCCGCGAAGCCCGTCGCCACATAGGTGTGGCGCGCGCCGGGGTGGAAGGGGCCGACCAGCGGCACGGTGTCGGTCGGGTCGTTGTCCTGGGCGGCCCAGCGGTGGGTGATCCCCACGCCGGGAAAGCGCTCCCGGGTCCAGTCCGTGAGCCGTTCGAAGCGCTCGGAGGTGTCCCCGGTGCCGGGGGTGAAGCTCTCTCCGGTCACGATCAGCAGCCGCTGCCCGTCGCCGTACGGCGCGGTGCGCACCGACCGGGTCCGCTGGTCCGGGGTGATGTACGCGCCCCGCGGATCCCGGTCGGCGGGCAGGGGCCCGGCCACGACGAGTTCGCGGTGCGGCGAGAGCCGGGCGAACAGCAGCGCCCGGTCGAACACCGGGTAGTGGGTGGCGATCACCACGTCCCCGGCCGTCACCACCGCCCCGCCCTCCGTGGTGACCCGGCAGGGGGTGCCCTCCTCCAGGCCGGTGGCGCGGGTGTGCTCATGGATGAGCCCGCCGCGGGCGCGCAGGTCCCCGGCGAGCCCGAGGAGATAGGCGCGCGGATGGAACTGCGCCCCGTCCTCGACCCGGACCGCGCCCGCGACCGGGAAGGGCAGCCCGGTCTCGGTCACATACGAGGCGGGCAGCCCCGCCTCGCGCGCGGCCTCCGCCTCGGCGCGCATGGTGTCCGCGCGCGCCGGGTCCTCGGTGTAGGTGAAGGCCGGGACGCGCTCCAGATCGCAGTCGACGCCGAGCTCGGCCGCGATCGCCGCCGCCCGCTCGACGGCCTCGGACTGCGACCGCGCGTACATCCGCGCGCCCTCCGGCCCACGGGTGCGCCGCAGCCGGTCGTAGATGAGCGAGTGCAGCGCCGTGAGCTTGGCGGTGGTGTGGCCGGTGACGCCCGCCGCGATCCGGTCCGCCTCCAGCACCACCACCCGGTGCCCCGCGCGGGTCAGCTCCCACGCGGTGCTCAGCCCCGCGATCCCGGCGCCGATCACGGCGACATCGACCTCCAGGTCCTCGGTCAGGGCCGGGTGAGGGGTGCCGGGCGGGGCGGTGTCCATCCAGTACGACTCGGGTGCGCCGGGAAGTTCGGTCATCGTTGCCGAGTGCCCACCGGCACCCGGCTGAAGCGGGTGGGCGGACGAACCATGAAGCGGGTGGGGCGGGCGAACCAGCCGCCGCCTACACCGGGCCCTCGGCCGAGATCAGCGCCGAGGCGGCCCGGGAGTGCAGCGAGTCCAGGGTGGTGAGCTGCTGCCCGGCCCGCTCCAGCAGCTCCGCGAGGCGGTCCGTCCGCAGTCGGGTGTCATGGACGGCCACCGCGAGCAGCGAGCGCCACAGCAGCGCCTTGCCCTCCACACCCATCCGCAGCGCCTCCAGCCCCACCAGCGTGTTCACCCCGGTGCGCCGCCGCGGCCGGCTGCCCGGCGTCAGCCGCGCCGTGCGCTCGGCCGCCCGCGACGCGCGGAGCTTGCCGCGGCGGACGGGGACGTCGAGCGAGGCCATGCACCACAGCAGCGACCTGCGGTCCTGGACCAGCTCCGCGGTGAGCCTCGCCAGCTCGCCGCTGTAGACCGAGCGCCGGTGTCTGCGATTCATCCTGCGGGCCAGCCCGACCGCTGCTGTGGCGGCCACCAGATGGTCGTTGAGGTAGATCCCGAGCCACGGCGGCGCGTGGATGCCGCCGGAGCGGGTCGCGGCCGGTACAGCCATGGTCGTCCTCCCGACGCCGGGCCCCGAGCAGCGCTGTCAGGACTGAGACGGGTACCCGCCGGGAGGATTCCCAAGAGACGGCCGCCGCGGAGCCGCTCGGCCGGCCGCGGCCAGGGCGCGCTGGTGCAGGTCTTCGAGCGCGTCCAGCACGACCGTGCGCTCGTGCCACTCGAGCCACGTCCCCGCCCGGGTGGCCAGATCGAGCAGGATCGCGGTCTCCGCGTCGGTCAAGCTGTGCCTGACCTTGGGCACGTGGACCGAGAACACCCCGACGACCTGGCGGGAGGCGCCGGTCATGGGGATGCTGTGCGCGGTGCGGGAGCCGGTCGCCAGGATGACCTCGCGGGCGGTGTCCGAGAAGACGCGGTCGGTGGTGATGTCCGACACCACCGGCCGGGCGCGGGCCGCCGCCGTCGCACACGCCGTCTCGCCCTCGCCGACATGGGAGAAGAAGTCGATGAACTCCCGGTCGAGGCCGTGGTGCTGCTCCATCCGCAGCCCGGCCGGGTCCGCCAGCTGGAGATCCCCCATGTCGGAGCCCACCACCTCCAAGGCCCGGTGCAGCACCCGCTTCGCCACCGTGGAGCGATGGACCTCACCGGGCCGCGCGTCCGGCAGGAACGGCAGCGCCGGAGCCTCCTCGGGGGTGCGCTCCGGAAACCACAGCGGGCTGCCGGGGGCGGGCCGTTCCACCCGCAGCAGCGCGGCCGCCAGGGTCCGCAGTTTCACGTTGTGCGTCTGTGAGCTGCGCTTGAGCAGGGTGAACGCCGTGTGCTCCCCGGGCAGCCGATAGCGCTCCCGCAGAACGCCCTGGGCCTGCGCGATCAGCGGGTGCGAGCGCAGTTTGGCGCGCAGATCGACGGTCTCCCGGCGCAGCCGTATCACCTCCGGCACCGCCGTCCGGCCGCCGCCCGGCGCGGAGGTGTCCCGCGGGGAGGTGTCCGCCGCCGCTCCGCCGCGGGCGGCGACGGCCGCCTCGACGGTGGCGTACATCCGGATCGTGCCGTCCACCAGCACCGTGCGCAGCAGCCGCGCCACGTCGTCGGTGGCCCCGGCGAGGAGCAGCGGGGCACCGGCCTCGGCCAGGGCCCGCGCACAGCGCAGCAGCCCCCGCACACCCTCCGCCGTGATCTCCCGGACCCGTGAGAGGTCCACGAGCACGGCGGTGCCGAGTCTCTCCCGGCCGACCTGCCGCGCGCCCATGAACACGGGGTGGTCCGGCCGGTCGAGATCCCCTTCGGGGCGCAGCAGCCATACCGCGCCCCCCGATGCGGCACCCGGCACCAGGCGCGGCCGCTCGCCCGGCGCGACCGTGCCGGCGCCCCGGTCCTCGTTCCCGCCCGTCGCCTCGATCTCGCGCATTTCCGCCTCGTTCCGCTATCCGTCCGCAGGTGGTTCGGGTCCGGGGGTACCCCGGACCCGTACCAAACCTTGGTCAGACCGGCGGAACGAGTCAACGCGGCCCCGGCGCGCGCATGGCGTGCAGCGGTCCGCGATGCAGCGGCGTGGTGCGCCACCGCGCGGTGAACACGCGGTCCGCGAGGGAGCAGGTGACCACCAGGTGGTGCGGGGTCTCCAGGAACGCGATGTCCACGGTCAGCGTGTCCGGGTCCGTCCAGCCCCCGCTCACCGCCGTGGGAACGGGCGCCTCCGGCCCGGTGTGCACCCGCCACCCCGCGCCGTCGAACCCCAGGTCCAGCCGGGACGCCCGCTCGGCCAGCGAGACGGCCCAGCCGCCGGAGCCGTCCTCGGCCACGGTGACCCCCGTCAGGGTCGGCTGGACCGCGCAGACGCCGCCTTCGGGGGCGAACTCCGCACCCGACCAGGCGCCGGGGTCCGAGAGCGGCGCGGGCTTCGCCGCCAGCGGCGGCAGGGCGAGCCGGGACAGCCGCCGCTCCAGCGCGGCGTCCTCGTCCGCGCGCCCGGTGAGCGGCGCGTCGCCGAACGCGGGCAGCAGATGCTCCCAGACCGCGTCCAGGACGGCCTGCATCCGCTCGGTGTCCGCCGTTGTGGCGATCACCACATCGTGCTCGGGCAGCACCAGGCAGAACTGCCCGTACGCCCCGTCGCCCCGGTACCCGTGGCGGGACATCCAGAACTGGAGCCCGTACCCCCGCCGCCAGTCCGGCCCCGAGCCGTCTGCCATGGGCTCCTCGGTCGGGATCCACGGCCGGGTCGCGTCCTCGACCCAGGAGGCCGGAAGCAGCCGTTCGCCCTCCCACTCACCGCCCCGCAGATACAGCAGCCCCAGCCGGGCGATCGCGTCGGTGGCCGCGAACAGCCCGCTGAAGCCGAGGTCACGCCCGGCCGGCACCTGGAGCCAGGCAGCCTCGCCGATGCCCAGCGGATCGAACAGCCGCGGCCGCAGATACTCCGTCAGCGACTGCCCGGTCACCCGCTGGACGATCGCGGCGAGCGTGTACGTGGCGGGCTGGTTGTACGCGAAGACGGTGCCCGGCGCGCGATCCGGCGGCAGCCGCAGGAAGCCGCGCACGGGCTCCTCCGGGTCCAGGCCGAACGCCCGCTCCAGCGTCTCCTCGAGATGTCCGCTGGCCATGGACGCGACATGGCGTACCAGCATGGCGCGGCTGCCCGGGTCGGTGATCTCCGCCTCGAACTCGGGGAAGTACGAGATCACGGGGGCGTCGAGGTCCAGCAGCCCCTCGGCGACGGCCAGCCCCGCCGCCGTGGAGGTGAAGCTCTTGCTGAGGGAGTAGAGCAGATGCGGCCGCTCGGCGGTGTACGGCGCCCACCAGCCGGAGGCGATCAGCCGGCCGTGGCGCAGGATCATCAGACTGTGCGGCTCGATGTCCGGCGCGCCCTCGACGGCGTCGAGGAAGGCGTGGACGCCCCGCGCGTCCACGCCCTCGGCGGCGGGGGTGCTGGTGGGCAGCGGATGAGCACTCATCAGACGGGTCCTCGTGGGGTCAGGGGTGGGCTGCGCCAACCCTCCCCGGCGGGGCGGCGGGTGTCCAGAGGGTTTTGTGCCGCCTGCCGCCTGCCGCCTGCCGCCTGCCGCCTGCCGCCTGCCGTCCGGCCGCCCGGCCGCCCGGAGGGCGTGGCTGTGGCGAGCCGAGGGCCCGTTGAGAGGATCGGCGGTGATGGGTCGGCGGTGACGTGAGCGCCGTTGATCCGCGAACGCACCAGACGCCGGAAGGAACGAACACCTCGTGACCGACTCCGTGACCGATCGCGTGACCGACGACGACGCCGTGCTGACGCGCGTCGAGGGCCGCGCCGGACATCTCACCCTCAACCGGCCCCGCGCCCTCAACTCCCTCACCCATCCGATGGTGACCCGGATCGCCGAGGCCCTCACCGCCTGGGAGCGGGACCCTGCCGTCGAGACCGTGGTGATCGACGGGGCGGGGGAGCGCGGGCTGTGCGCGGGCGGCGACATCCGCCTGATCCACCAGGACGTGACCTCGGGCGGCGGCGCGGCCTCGCGGGCGTTCTGGCGCGACGAGTACAGGCTCAACGTCCGGATCGCCCGCTACCCCAAGCCGTATGTGGCCCTGATGGACGGCATCGTGATGGGCGGCGGCGTCGGGGTCTCGGCCCACGGCGGTGTGCGGATCGTCACCGAGCGCTCGCGGGTGGCCATGCCCGAGACCACGATCGGCTTCGTACCGGACGTCGGCGGCACCCATCTGCTGGCCCGCGCACCGGGCGAACTGGGTACGCACCTGGCGCTCACGGGAGCGTCGGTGGGCGCCGCCGACGCCCTGCGCTGCGGACTGGCCGACCATGTCGTCCCCTCCGGGCAACTGCCCGCGCTGACCCGGGACCTGGCCGTGGAGCCGGTGGCGGACGTCCTGCCCCGGTACGCCGTCGAGGCCCCGGCCGGAACCCTGGACGGCCGGCGGGAGTGGATCGACCACTGCTATGCGGCGGACACCGTCGAGGAGATCGTGGACCGGCTGATGGCCGTCGGCGAACCGGCCGCCAAGGAGACCGCCGAGACCCTCCTCGCCAAGTCCCCCACCGCGCTGAAGGTCACGCTGGCCGCCGTCCGCGGGGCCCGGGCGCTCGGCTCGCTGGAGCGCGTCATGGAGCAGGAGTACCGCGTCTCCTGCGCCGCCCTGTCCCGCCCGGACCTCATCGAGGGCATCCGCGCCCAGGTGATCGACAAGGACCGCCGCCCGCGCTGGACCCCGGCGGCTCTCGCCGAGGTCACGGACGCGGAGGTGGCCGGTTTCTTCGTACCGCCCGTCGACGGTGATCTTCGCCTCGGCGACGCTCCGTAGCCGGCCGCCTGTCGGCGCCGGCAGAGGGGCTGTCGGCGCCGACGGTTGAAATAGTGTGCCAAGCAGCACATCAGCGGGGTGACCCGCGTGAGCGCGCGGCAGCAGCGCCGACCGGCCCGTGCGATCAAGAACGCGCGGGAGACGGCGCTGCTGCCCTGCGGATCGTGCTAGCGCCTCACCGGCGCACCGGCTCGGTGCTGTCGGCCGCGGTGTTCAGATCGCGGTCGAGGGTCTCCGGGGACATCCGGGTGGCGATGAGGCTGACCGCCGTGACCAGCGACATATAGACGGCGACCGGTATCCAGGAGCCGGAGAACGCGGTGAGGAGCGCGCTACAGATCAGTGGCGCGACCCCGCCGCCGATCAGCGAGGAGAACTCCCGGCCCAGCGTGACGCCCGCGTAGCGGTAGCGCTTGCCGAACAGTTCGGGGAAGTAGCTCATCTGGACGCCGACCGAGCCGTGGCAGGCCAGGATGAAGCCGATGACGATGGCCACGGTGATCGCCACGTGTGAGCCGGTGTTCAGCGCGATGAAGGTCGGGGCGGGCAGCAGCACCAGCGCGGCGGCGATGGTGGAGTAGACCGGGCGCCGCCCGAGGCGGTCGGAGAGCGTGCCGAAGCAGATGGCCGCGAGGCCGCCGCACAGGGCCCCGATCAGCAGCACCTGGGGAACGAAGTCCTTGTCGACGCCGACGCTGGACACCAGGTAGGAGGCCATGAAGACCTGGTACGTGTAGGACTGGGTGCTGACGCCGAAGTTCATGAACAGCGCCAGCAGCATGGGCTTCCGGCCGTGCTGGAAGACCTCCTTCACCGGTGAGGCGGGCCGTTCTTGCTGCTCCTTGAGCTCGGTGAAGACCGGGCTCTCGTTGAGCTTGCGGCGCAGCACCAGGGCGATCACGGTCACCAGGAGGCTGCTGCCGAAGATCAGCCGCCAGCCCCAGCTCATCAGGGCGTCGTCGGGCAGGCGTTGGGCGAGGATCCAGGCCACCGCGCCCAGGGCGGTGCCCAGCGCGGCGCCGGTCATGACGAGGGAGGACAGTCTGCCGCGGCGTCCGGGGGCGGCCGTCTCGGTGAGCAGGGTGGCGCCGCCGGACTGCTCGGCCCCGGCCCCGAAGCCCTGCCCCATACGGCAGATGAGCAGCAGGATCGGGGCGAGCAGCCCGGCCTCGTTGTAGGTGGGCAGCAGTCCGATGGCGAGGGTGGAGCCGCCCATCAGGAGCAGGGTCGCCACCAGCACCCACTTGCGGCCGAGGCGGTCGCCGAAGCGGGAGAAGAAGAGCCCGCCGAGCGGGCGGGCGGCGAAGCCCACGGCGTAGGTGCTGAAGCTGGCCAGGATGCCCACGGACGGTGAGGCGTTGGGGAAGAACAGATCACTGAAGATCAGCGCCGATGCGGTGCCGTAGATGACGAAGTCGTACTGCTCGAGCGCGGTGCCGATGAGACCGGCCAGGGCGGCGCGGCGTACCGCGCGGGGGTCGGCGGGTGGTTCGGCGGGGGTGGAAGGGTCGGGGGAGGTGGCCGGCGACGGGGGGCGCGCCGTGGCGGGGGTGGGGTTGCTGTCCATGATCCATGCCTCCTTGAACGGATCGACGCAGCGGAGCGGTGGAGGGGAGGGCAGGCGAAAGGGGACAGAGGAACGGGGGAAGTGGGGAGACAACGGGGGACGTGGGGGGACAGGGGACGGGGTTCAGGGGTGGGCGGGGGTCCGTAGGGTCCCGGCGGCGTCGGCTGCCGCGGCGGCGGGGCCGTGGCGGACGATGAGGTCGATCAGCTCGGAGACCCGGGCGGCGAAGTCCGGGTGGTCTCTCAGTCCGTCGCCGAGCAGCCCGCTGTCCAGGACGGCCGCGACGAAGGGCGGCCCGGAGGCGGTGGCGCTCCGCCCGGCGATGGTGGCGAGCGTCTCCCGGGCCGGGTCCGCCATCGCGGTGGCGTGGGGGCCGGGGGAGAAGCCGGGGCGCGGTGCCACGCAGCACAGATACGCGGCGACGGTGAGCGCGAGATGGTGGGGCATGCGTCCGGCCCGCAGGTGGAACAGGGCGGGTTCGGGGACTCGTTGGCGCAGTTTGACCGAGCCGTCGGAGCCGACCTGCCGGGTGCGGTGGCCCAGGGCGGTGTTGGCCCAGCGGTCGAAGAGCTGTCCGATGTAGTGGTCGGGGTCGATGTCGGTGGGCACGGTGAGGGTCGGCAGATAGTCGTCGTGGAGCACCGCGCGGGCGGCTTCGGCGATGAACGGCCGGGCGGTGGCGTCCGGGATGGTCTCCCGTCCGTCCAGCGCGCCGAGGTAGGCGATGAGGGAGTGGGTGCCGTTGAGCAGGCGCAGCTTCAGCAGTTCGTAGGGTTCGACGTCGTCGGTGAAGAGCGCCCCGCCGGTTTCCCAGTGCGGGCGTCCGGCGGCGAAGCGGTCCTCCATGACCCACATGCTGAAGGGTTCGGCCGGTACCGGGACGGTGTCGTGTACGCCGAGGTGGGTGGCGACGGCGTGGCGGTAGGTGTCGGTGGTGGCGGGGACGATCCGGTCGACCATGGAGTTGGGGAAGGTCACGGCGGATTCCAGCCAGGGTGTGAGGTCGTCGCGTTCGGCGGCGGGGAGGGCCTGGGTGAACTCGTGGACGAGTCGCCTGGTCTGGGTGCCGTTGCCGGCGAGGTTGTCGCAGCTGAG
This genomic interval from Streptomyces asiaticus contains the following:
- a CDS encoding mannitol dehydrogenase family protein encodes the protein MPLPRLRRATTPAAALTLPHPPAETGIVHLGLGNFHRAHQAVHTAAALRHTDGPWGILGVASHSATVARAMRDQEMAYAVVEISPDDTRVTVPAVHTGALVATEQPAELLDALAAPTTAVITLTVTEHGYTFSPRTGGLDLDAPAVRADLRGATPPRTTIGQIVRGLQRRIRTHARPVTVLSCDNLAGNGTQTRRLVHEFTQALPAAERDDLTPWLESAVTFPNSMVDRIVPATTDTYRHAVATHLGVHDTVPVPAEPFSMWVMEDRFAAGRPHWETGGALFTDDVEPYELLKLRLLNGTHSLIAYLGALDGRETIPDATARPFIAEAARAVLHDDYLPTLTVPTDIDPDHYIGQLFDRWANTALGHRTRQVGSDGSVKLRQRVPEPALFHLRAGRMPHHLALTVAAYLCCVAPRPGFSPGPHATAMADPARETLATIAGRSATASGPPFVAAVLDSGLLGDGLRDHPDFAARVSELIDLIVRHGPAAAAADAAGTLRTPAHP